One window of the Rhipicephalus microplus isolate Deutch F79 chromosome 2, USDA_Rmic, whole genome shotgun sequence genome contains the following:
- the LOC142777462 gene encoding uncharacterized protein LOC142777462, whose translation MKAWMQYAGRDDLLSKPASLLYATYRVCSDHFAAQSFMDPGHTRLTRMAVPSVQPAAPCFLSVASSSDCDMAAEAALQGPAVEASKSGSHTLRCPDEQGAFSVAISFFFLPKLTVDQTSAGGSSLVAGERIFGDFVLPEKTLTSRSAVTKGTCVAGRSQDCSDSTVRGTEQASQDPPEDVSANSSTPECLRENVRSCVPATMFPSMKYKQTIKHLQAKVAAQQKTIKRLQRQPHQAPSSTSKALEVIRPHVTEEVFKLLSAHVRLRPKRKGKRFPVWFKKFALHLNFRGPRAYRFLAPYFSLPSRRSLRRWLANVKMTPGIIPGILSSIATNTQAWNERDRVCALVFDEMAVKKNLYYDAARDVVQGFTDDGTHRTSTIADRALVFLLVGVSRKWVQPVAFTIGHTSTPSSVMHNLLVSPILELRSINIAVKAVICDQGSSNVSLANQLRVTVAKPFLKLMVSGYITFLMFRI comes from the exons atgaaagcatggatgcagtatgctggacgcgatgatctcctgagtaagccggccagcctattgtacgcaacgtacagggtttgtagcgaccattttgctgctcaaagtttcatggaccctgggcacacaaggcttacaagaatggctgttcccagtgtgcaaccagctgcaccat gttttctgagcgtcgcttcaagtagtgactgtgacatggctgcagaagctgcactgcaag gacctgcggtagaggcttcaaaaagcggctcccacacattgaggtgccccgatgaacagggtgcgttcagtgtcgcgatttcttttttttttttacccaaattgactgttgaccaaacctctgcaggtggcagctcccttgtagctggtgaaagaatttttggtgatttcgtcttgccggagaaaaccttaaccagtcgttcagctgtcacaaaaggaacttgtgtggccg gccgctcgcaagattgttccgacagcactgtccgaggcactgaacaagcttcacaagaccctccagaagacgtctccgccaacagctccacgcctgagtgccttagagaaaatg tgcgttcctgtgtgccagcgacaatgtttccatcaatgaagtacaagcaaaccattaaacatctgcaagctaaagtagcagcacagcagaaaactatcaaaagactgcagagacagcctcaccaagcaccgtcatcgacttcgaaggcccttgaagttatccgaccgcacgtcaccgaggaggtttttaaacttctttctgcacatgttcgcttgaggcccaaacgcaagggcaagcggtttcccgtgtggttcaagaaattcgctcttcacctaaacttccgaggtccgcgagcataccgatttctggctccgtatttttctttgccctcccggcgttcattaaggaggtggctagctaatgtaaagatgactccaggcataattccaggaatcctttcttccattgcaacaaatactcaagcttggaatgaacgggaccgagtgtgcgctttagttttcgacgaaatggcagtgaaaaagaatttgtactatgatgctgcaagagacgttgtccagggttttacagatgatggcactcatcgcacttcaaccatcgctgatcgagcactggtttttcttcttgttggcgtttcgagaaagtgggttcaaccggttgcttttactatagggcacacatcaacaccatcatctgttatgcataacttgctggtgtcacccattttggagcttaggagcattaatattgcagtgaaagcagtcatttgtgaccagggcagttcaaatgtaagtctcgctaaccaactaagagtgactgtagcaaagccttttttgaagttaatggtgagcgggtatattacatttttgatgttccgcatttaa